A region from the Tahibacter amnicola genome encodes:
- a CDS encoding YceI family protein, protein MAQGRPAALWHGLALAGLCALTNCAATAETIALDRQRSSAEFTVRALWLMDISGRFSGVSGHVRIDAQAGQAQVEAVIDARRVDMRRQSHETWVKSAEFFDVAQFPVITFTSEPFPLAVLDSGGDIPGKLTVRGIQRPTRFHLAASQCPGRASRACPVQAEGAISRAEFGMRSRRGTLSDRVRLHFVIFAAAAGDSS, encoded by the coding sequence ATGGCACAGGGACGGCCAGCGGCACTCTGGCACGGTCTGGCGCTGGCCGGACTGTGCGCCCTGACGAACTGTGCAGCGACCGCAGAGACCATCGCGCTGGACCGCCAGCGCAGCAGCGCGGAATTCACCGTCCGTGCGCTCTGGCTGATGGATATTTCCGGCCGGTTCAGCGGCGTCAGCGGTCATGTGCGCATTGATGCGCAAGCCGGGCAGGCGCAGGTCGAGGCGGTGATTGATGCGCGCCGCGTCGACATGCGCCGGCAGTCGCACGAAACCTGGGTCAAGTCGGCCGAGTTCTTCGATGTCGCGCAATTTCCAGTAATCACATTTACCTCAGAACCGTTTCCGCTGGCGGTGCTCGACAGCGGCGGCGATATCCCGGGAAAATTGACAGTACGGGGGATTCAACGTCCCACCCGGTTCCACCTGGCGGCATCCCAATGCCCCGGTCGTGCCTCCCGCGCCTGCCCGGTGCAGGCCGAGGGCGCGATCTCCCGGGCGGAATTTGGCATGCGCAGCCGACGCGGCACGCTCAGTGACCGCGTTCGGCTGCATTTCGTGATCTTTGCGGCTGCGGCCGGTGATTCCAGTTGA
- a CDS encoding SixA phosphatase family protein yields the protein MHELILLRHAHAEKARAGEADDERNLSLTGEAEAEAAAAWLKRRGARPARVLCSPSARTRQTLERVLAALEFSDTRFEPAIYDATAGTLMSLLDSHSDAEQVLLVGHNPGIETLVALLATGQSGEFRGMPPAGIAWLELDGSLEPGAGSLKAFWSP from the coding sequence ATGCACGAACTGATTCTGTTGCGCCACGCCCATGCCGAGAAAGCCCGCGCCGGCGAGGCCGACGATGAACGCAACCTCAGCCTGACCGGCGAGGCCGAAGCCGAGGCCGCCGCCGCGTGGCTCAAGCGGCGCGGCGCCCGGCCGGCGCGGGTGTTGTGTTCGCCCTCTGCGCGCACCCGGCAAACCCTGGAACGCGTCCTGGCCGCACTGGAATTCAGCGATACGCGTTTTGAGCCGGCGATCTACGACGCCACGGCCGGCACTCTGATGAGCCTGCTCGATTCGCACAGCGACGCCGAGCAGGTCCTGCTGGTCGGTCACAATCCCGGTATCGAAACCCTCGTGGCCCTGCTGGCGACCGGCCAGTCCGGCGAATTTCGCGGCATGCCACCGGCGGGTATCGCCTGGCTCGAACTCGACGGTTCGCTCGAACCAGGCGCCGGAAGCCTCAAGGCGTTCTGGTCACCCTGA
- a CDS encoding ParA family protein yields MRKVLIASCKGGCGKTTLATHLAAHDAIAGFNTVLVDCDRLAASRHWCERRAGMASAVLPIDGTRRGWRERIPDGAQRVIIDTAAGSTVEDIEGFLDFVDAVLVPVLPSPFDLEASSPFVQGLAQLARIKRDKVGGGLVANRLRPWTHGTQLALEQMRQMALPVVAEIRDTQGYVMATGLGKSLFDYHSEAVRGHQDDWKPLLRWLKKHD; encoded by the coding sequence ATGCGGAAAGTCCTGATAGCCAGTTGCAAGGGCGGCTGCGGCAAGACGACCCTCGCCACCCATCTCGCGGCGCACGATGCCATCGCGGGCTTCAATACGGTCCTGGTGGATTGCGACCGGCTGGCCGCCAGCCGGCACTGGTGCGAACGCCGGGCAGGCATGGCCAGCGCCGTGCTGCCCATTGACGGCACCCGCCGCGGCTGGCGCGAACGCATTCCCGACGGGGCGCAGCGCGTCATCATCGACACCGCCGCCGGCTCCACGGTGGAAGACATCGAAGGGTTCCTCGATTTCGTCGACGCCGTCCTGGTGCCCGTGCTGCCGTCGCCCTTCGACCTGGAGGCGAGCAGTCCCTTCGTTCAGGGGCTGGCGCAACTGGCGCGGATCAAGCGCGACAAGGTCGGCGGGGGGCTGGTGGCCAATCGCCTGCGTCCCTGGACCCACGGTACCCAGCTGGCCCTGGAACAGATGCGCCAGATGGCCTTGCCGGTCGTCGCCGAGATCCGCGACACCCAGGGGTATGTGATGGCCACGGGCCTGGGCAAGAGCCTGTTCGACTACCACTCCGAGGCGGTGCGCGGTCACCAGGACGACTGGAAGCCGCTCCTGCGCTGGTTGAAGAAGCACGACTGA